One genomic window of Halobellus limi includes the following:
- a CDS encoding MFS transporter, protein MRVADTIQHEATELWGDGKGPLLASIAGGWGVLLGTRMIYPVLLPYLRSSFDLSLTVGGLLVTVLWLGVSLGQLPGGILADRYSERGVMVAGALVVACALVLVVTAPTPLVLFAATGLVGLGQSLYPIARITILSKIYPDRIGSALGVTMATGDLGQTVLPPIGGAIAAAAAWQFGLGFVVPLLLVVAGVLWTVLPARPSTASPVDSLSAESASSVVGKLRRANLGFVAFILFLYILIWQSFTGLYPTYLVERKGLSSSIAGLLFSVFFAFGVLVKPLAGAAYDRIGLRRALVIVLVGPVAGLAILPFVERLWLLVVVTALVSTMLGSGAITQSYLSDAIPEEVRGTGLGVVRTTSATLGALGPVLFGALADRGYFDEGYLLLAGVLVVVIFLTLRLPERSGG, encoded by the coding sequence ATGCGAGTCGCCGACACCATCCAGCACGAAGCGACGGAACTGTGGGGCGACGGGAAGGGGCCGCTTTTGGCCTCCATCGCGGGCGGGTGGGGCGTGCTCTTGGGGACGCGGATGATCTACCCCGTCCTCCTCCCGTACCTCCGATCGTCGTTCGACCTCTCGCTCACCGTCGGCGGACTCCTGGTGACGGTCCTCTGGCTCGGGGTGTCGCTCGGACAACTCCCCGGTGGAATCCTCGCCGACCGCTACAGCGAGCGCGGCGTGATGGTCGCGGGCGCACTCGTCGTCGCGTGCGCGCTCGTCCTCGTCGTCACCGCGCCGACCCCGCTCGTCCTCTTCGCCGCCACGGGACTCGTCGGCCTCGGCCAGTCGCTTTACCCCATCGCGCGGATCACGATCCTCTCGAAGATCTACCCCGACCGCATCGGTAGCGCCCTCGGCGTGACGATGGCCACGGGAGACCTCGGACAGACGGTGCTCCCACCGATCGGGGGTGCGATAGCCGCGGCGGCCGCCTGGCAGTTCGGCCTCGGGTTCGTCGTGCCGCTGCTCCTCGTCGTCGCCGGCGTCCTCTGGACCGTCCTGCCCGCACGCCCCTCGACGGCGAGCCCGGTCGACTCCCTCTCCGCGGAGAGCGCCTCGTCCGTCGTCGGGAAACTCCGCCGGGCCAACCTCGGGTTCGTCGCGTTCATCCTCTTTCTGTACATCCTGATCTGGCAGTCGTTCACCGGCCTCTATCCGACCTACCTCGTCGAACGGAAGGGGCTCTCCTCCTCGATCGCGGGGCTCCTCTTCAGCGTCTTCTTCGCGTTCGGCGTGCTCGTCAAGCCGCTGGCCGGCGCTGCCTACGACCGGATCGGGTTGCGCCGCGCGCTCGTCATCGTCCTCGTCGGGCCCGTCGCTGGGCTCGCGATCCTCCCGTTCGTCGAGCGCCTCTGGTTGCTGGTCGTGGTGACCGCGCTCGTGAGCACGATGCTCGGTTCGGGGGCGATCACCCAGTCGTACCTCTCCGATGCGATCCCCGAGGAGGTCCGAGGGACCGGACTCGGCGTCGTCCGGACGACGTCGGCGACGCTCGGCGCGCTCGGGCCGGTGCTCTTCGGGGCGCTCGCCGACCGCGGCTACTTCGACGAGGGGTATCTGCTGCTGGCGGGGGTGCTGGTCGTCGTGATCTTCCTCACGCTCCGACTCCCGGAACGGTCGGGGGGCTGA
- a CDS encoding sensor histidine kinase, translating to MSLSDDDRSDDGRVLSEGEALRRMYRITADHERPFEERLRELLTLGRTYLGVEAGFLTEISDGTQVIVEASGDHEKLQAGESCPLSKAYCRKTVKRENALTVQHAALEGWERDAAYEEFGLESYIGTKVVVDGDVYGTFCFADSEPREREFSEDEETYVELMAEWVSYELFQRQATARIERQRDQLEEFASVVSHDLRNPLSVAQGYLDLAEEADDPEHIERCRDALDRMDALIEDLLVLAREGEEITDTESIDLAALVSECWSHVRSADATLEVENSLEIDGDPTRLQQLFENLFRNAIEHGGADVTVRVGTLSEGRGIYVEDDGAGIPEADRAHVFEDGYSTEEDGTGFGLSITKKVVDAHGWDVAVSAGSDGGARFEITGLDEGESDSSVCS from the coding sequence ATGTCTCTCTCAGACGACGATCGATCGGACGACGGGAGAGTGCTGTCTGAGGGAGAGGCGCTCCGTCGGATGTACCGCATCACGGCGGATCACGAACGGCCCTTCGAGGAGCGACTCCGTGAACTCCTGACGCTGGGGCGGACGTACCTCGGCGTCGAAGCCGGTTTTCTCACCGAGATCTCCGACGGGACGCAGGTGATCGTCGAGGCCAGCGGCGACCACGAGAAGCTACAGGCGGGGGAGTCGTGTCCGTTGTCCAAGGCGTACTGTCGCAAAACGGTAAAGCGCGAGAACGCGCTGACGGTGCAGCACGCCGCACTCGAAGGATGGGAGCGGGACGCCGCCTACGAGGAGTTCGGTCTCGAATCCTACATCGGGACGAAGGTCGTCGTCGACGGCGACGTGTACGGGACCTTCTGCTTCGCCGATTCGGAGCCTCGCGAACGGGAGTTCAGCGAGGACGAGGAGACCTACGTCGAACTGATGGCCGAGTGGGTAAGCTACGAACTCTTCCAACGACAGGCCACCGCGCGGATCGAGAGGCAGCGCGACCAGTTAGAGGAGTTCGCGAGCGTCGTCTCACACGACCTCCGGAATCCGCTCAGCGTCGCCCAGGGCTATCTCGACCTAGCGGAGGAGGCGGACGATCCCGAACACATCGAGCGGTGTCGGGACGCGCTCGATCGGATGGACGCGCTGATCGAGGACCTCTTAGTGCTCGCGCGGGAGGGCGAGGAGATCACGGACACGGAGTCGATAGACCTGGCCGCCCTGGTCAGCGAGTGCTGGTCGCACGTCCGATCGGCGGACGCGACGCTCGAAGTGGAGAACAGCCTGGAGATCGACGGGGACCCGACCCGACTGCAGCAGCTGTTCGAGAACCTGTTCCGGAACGCGATCGAACACGGCGGTGCCGACGTGACCGTCCGGGTCGGCACGCTGTCGGAGGGGCGGGGAATCTACGTCGAAGACGACGGCGCCGGTATCCCGGAAGCCGACCGAGCGCACGTGTTCGAGGACGGGTACTCCACCGAGGAGGACGGTACCGGCTTCGGACTGTCGATCACGAAGAAAGTCGTGGACGCGCACGGGTGGGACGTCGCCGTCTCGGCGGGAAGCGACGGCGGCGCGCGGTTCGAGATCACCGGCCTCGACGAGGGCGAGAGCGATAGTAGCGTTTGCAGCTGA
- a CDS encoding SLC13 family permease, which yields MTPISPGIAVVFLVVLCALVLFVTEPVPVDITAIGVMVALLLIQPASSTLVAVGALAEPIVLFAEYPGDALSGFSSGATLTVLAMFVLSDGVQRTGVIQRLGARIASFTGESQNRQLGATIGVVAPISGFINNTAAVAILLPMVTDLAERGGTSPSKLLLALSYASMFGGMLTLIGTSTNILASELSGRLIGRTFTMFEFTQLGIVVSVVGTAYLLTVGRWLTPERIKPRQDLTEEFEMAEYLTEVVVREDSPLVGQQVRRALVETDFDVDLIQLIRDGEVFLEPLGPKEIHAGDVFAIRTDRDTLVELLDVEGLDLVPTAVDEAELEAGQTRQNLVEVVVAPGSSLVGESLASASFRQRYDATVLALRRGGELFRRRMDNVTLRVGDTLLVQATADSVERLDANRDFIVAQEIERHDYRGSKTPVAVGIVVAVVALAALGVLPIVVSALAGALAMVATGCLRPGEIYESVQWDVVFLLAGVIPLGIALEATGGAALLAEFVVATGEVLPLVGVLAAFYLLTALLTNVISNNASVVLMVPVAVEAARALGANAFSFVLAVTFAASTAFMTPVGYQTNLFVYGPGGYRFSDYIRVGGPLQLVFAAVTTVGIAAIWGV from the coding sequence GTGACACCGATATCGCCGGGGATCGCCGTCGTCTTCCTCGTCGTCCTCTGCGCGCTCGTGCTCTTCGTCACCGAGCCGGTGCCCGTGGACATCACCGCGATCGGGGTGATGGTGGCGCTGCTGCTGATCCAGCCGGCGTCGTCGACGCTCGTCGCGGTCGGGGCCCTCGCCGAGCCGATCGTCCTGTTCGCCGAGTACCCCGGCGACGCCCTCTCGGGGTTCTCAAGCGGGGCGACGCTGACGGTCCTGGCGATGTTCGTCCTCAGCGACGGGGTCCAGCGGACGGGCGTGATCCAGCGGCTCGGCGCGCGGATCGCCTCGTTCACCGGCGAGAGCCAGAACCGGCAGTTGGGGGCGACGATCGGCGTCGTCGCGCCCATCTCCGGCTTTATCAACAACACCGCGGCGGTCGCGATCCTGCTTCCGATGGTGACGGACCTGGCCGAGCGCGGTGGCACGTCGCCCTCGAAGCTCCTGCTCGCGCTCTCCTACGCGTCGATGTTCGGAGGGATGCTCACGCTCATCGGGACGTCGACGAACATCCTCGCCTCGGAACTGTCGGGGCGACTCATCGGTCGCACCTTCACGATGTTCGAGTTCACACAGCTCGGCATCGTCGTCTCGGTCGTCGGGACGGCCTACCTGCTGACCGTGGGACGGTGGCTGACGCCCGAGCGGATCAAGCCCCGACAGGACCTGACCGAGGAGTTCGAGATGGCCGAGTACCTGACGGAGGTCGTCGTCCGCGAGGACTCCCCGCTCGTGGGCCAGCAGGTGCGGCGGGCGCTCGTCGAGACCGACTTCGACGTCGATCTCATTCAGCTCATCCGCGACGGGGAGGTGTTCCTCGAACCGCTGGGGCCGAAGGAGATCCACGCCGGCGACGTGTTCGCGATCCGGACCGACCGCGACACGCTGGTCGAACTGCTCGACGTCGAGGGGCTCGATCTCGTCCCGACGGCGGTCGACGAGGCCGAGTTGGAGGCCGGACAGACCCGACAGAACCTCGTCGAGGTCGTCGTCGCCCCCGGTTCGTCGCTCGTCGGCGAGTCGCTGGCCTCCGCGAGCTTTCGACAGCGGTACGACGCGACGGTGCTCGCGCTGCGCCGCGGCGGGGAGCTCTTTCGCCGTCGGATGGACAACGTCACGCTGCGCGTCGGCGACACGCTGCTCGTGCAGGCGACAGCAGACAGCGTCGAGCGCCTCGACGCCAACCGCGACTTCATCGTCGCCCAGGAGATCGAACGGCACGACTACCGCGGCTCGAAGACCCCGGTCGCCGTGGGGATCGTCGTCGCCGTCGTGGCGCTGGCCGCGCTCGGCGTCCTTCCGATCGTCGTCTCCGCGCTCGCCGGGGCGCTCGCGATGGTCGCGACGGGGTGTCTCCGCCCGGGAGAGATCTACGAGTCGGTCCAGTGGGACGTCGTCTTTCTCCTGGCCGGCGTCATCCCGCTCGGAATCGCCTTAGAGGCCACCGGCGGGGCCGCGCTCCTCGCGGAGTTCGTCGTCGCGACCGGCGAGGTGCTCCCGCTGGTCGGCGTGTTGGCGGCGTTCTACCTCCTCACGGCGCTCTTGACGAACGTGATCTCGAACAACGCGAGCGTCGTGTTGATGGTCCCCGTCGCGGTCGAGGCCGCACGGGCCCTCGGCGCGAACGCCTTCTCGTTCGTGCTGGCGGTGACGTTCGCGGCGTCGACGGCGTTTATGACGCCCGTCGGCTACCAGACGAACCTGTTCGTCTACGGCCCCGGCGGCTACCGATTCAGCGACTACATCCGCGTGGGCGGGCCCTTACAGCTGGTGTTCGCCGCGGTGACGACCGTCGGAATCGCCGCCATCTGGGGGGTTTGA
- a CDS encoding DEAD/DEAH box helicase — translation MSQQVGRVDTLFLHESGDDFLVVVERDGERVFRAVLELKETDAGPRPAKFRVKRGSSEEPRDPSQFVELARRAARIRISQQTAKHRRKELQEMLDGYQLEALVVRTCRYCASDGRYSPITEETAIKTDREHICPDCAKRELERELDFSASGRLTGAAQDRLEDLLLETQDLDRISNLLSGGLDPDLTKFDTVSATTDEVDLVETSTLDLHPELQRRVEDRFDTLLPVQSLAVDNGLFEGRDQLVVSATATGKTLVGELAGIDRALKGDGKLLFLVPLVALANQKHEDFEERYGDVLDVTIRVGASRINDDGNRFDPNADVVVGTYEGIDHALRTGKDLGDVGTVVIDEIHTLKEEERGHRLDGLISRLKYYNERRQRRRESYDGAQYVYLSATVGNPESLAERLRATLIEFEERPVPIERHVTFADGREKPDIVNKLVRREFDSKSSKGYRGQTIVFTNSRRRCHEISRKLEYDAAPYHAGLDYGQRKRVERQFGDQDLAAVVTTAALAAGVDFPASQVIFDSLAMGIEWLSVQEFEQMLGRAGRPDYHDQGKVYLLVEPDCVYHNSMEMTEDEVAFKLLKGEMEDVLTHYDETAAAEETLANVVVAGKRAKRLNDRMVGDVPTKHALGKLLQWEFIDGFEPTPLGRAVCRHFLSPTDAFRILDLIRSGTEPYELVAEMELEDEF, via the coding sequence GTGTCACAACAGGTCGGCCGCGTCGACACGCTCTTCCTCCACGAATCCGGCGACGACTTCCTGGTCGTCGTCGAGCGGGACGGCGAGCGCGTCTTCCGCGCGGTGCTCGAACTGAAGGAGACGGACGCCGGCCCCCGCCCCGCGAAGTTCCGGGTCAAGCGCGGGTCCTCCGAGGAGCCGCGCGACCCGAGCCAGTTCGTCGAACTCGCCCGCCGCGCCGCGCGGATCCGCATCTCCCAGCAGACCGCCAAGCACCGCCGAAAAGAGCTACAGGAGATGCTCGACGGCTACCAGCTGGAGGCGCTCGTCGTCCGGACGTGTCGCTACTGCGCCTCCGACGGCCGCTACTCGCCGATCACCGAGGAGACGGCGATCAAGACCGATAGAGAGCACATCTGTCCGGACTGCGCGAAGCGCGAACTGGAGCGCGAACTCGACTTCTCCGCGTCGGGACGGCTCACCGGCGCGGCCCAGGACCGCCTCGAGGACCTGCTGCTCGAAACCCAGGACCTCGATCGGATCTCGAACCTCCTCTCGGGCGGTCTCGACCCCGACCTCACGAAGTTCGACACCGTCAGCGCGACGACCGACGAGGTCGACCTCGTCGAGACGTCGACGCTCGATCTCCACCCCGAACTCCAGCGGCGCGTCGAGGACCGCTTCGACACCCTGCTTCCGGTCCAGTCGCTCGCGGTCGACAACGGCCTCTTCGAGGGTCGCGACCAGCTCGTCGTGTCCGCCACCGCGACCGGGAAGACGCTCGTCGGCGAACTCGCCGGGATCGACCGGGCGCTGAAGGGCGACGGGAAGCTACTCTTTCTGGTCCCGCTCGTCGCGCTGGCGAATCAGAAGCACGAGGACTTCGAGGAGCGCTACGGCGACGTCCTCGACGTGACGATCCGCGTCGGCGCGTCCAGAATCAACGACGACGGCAACCGCTTCGACCCGAACGCCGACGTCGTCGTCGGGACCTACGAGGGGATCGACCACGCGCTTCGAACGGGAAAGGACCTCGGCGACGTCGGGACCGTCGTCATCGACGAGATCCACACCCTGAAAGAGGAGGAGCGCGGCCACCGCCTCGACGGTCTCATCAGTCGATTAAAGTACTACAACGAGCGGCGACAGCGGCGCCGCGAGAGCTACGACGGCGCGCAGTACGTCTACCTCTCGGCGACCGTCGGCAACCCCGAGTCGCTGGCCGAGCGGCTCCGCGCGACGCTCATCGAGTTCGAGGAGCGCCCGGTGCCGATCGAGCGGCACGTGACGTTCGCCGACGGCCGCGAGAAGCCCGACATCGTGAACAAACTGGTCAGACGCGAGTTCGACTCGAAGTCCTCGAAGGGCTACCGGGGACAGACCATCGTCTTCACCAACTCGCGGCGGCGCTGTCACGAGATCTCCAGGAAGCTGGAGTACGACGCCGCGCCGTACCACGCCGGCCTCGACTACGGCCAGCGGAAGCGCGTCGAGCGGCAGTTCGGCGATCAGGACCTCGCCGCGGTGGTCACGACCGCCGCGCTGGCCGCCGGCGTCGACTTCCCCGCCTCGCAGGTGATCTTCGACTCGCTGGCGATGGGCATCGAGTGGCTCTCCGTCCAGGAGTTCGAGCAGATGCTCGGACGCGCCGGCCGCCCCGACTACCACGATCAGGGGAAGGTCTACCTGCTCGTCGAACCCGACTGCGTCTACCACAACTCGATGGAGATGACGGAAGACGAGGTGGCGTTCAAGCTCCTGAAGGGCGAGATGGAGGACGTGCTGACCCACTACGACGAGACCGCCGCCGCCGAGGAGACGCTCGCGAACGTCGTCGTCGCCGGCAAGCGCGCGAAGCGGCTGAACGATCGGATGGTCGGCGACGTCCCGACGAAGCACGCGCTCGGAAAGCTGCTGCAGTGGGAGTTCATCGACGGCTTCGAGCCGACGCCGCTGGGGAGAGCGGTCTGTCGACACTTCCTCTCGCCGACGGACGCCTTCCGCATTCTGGATCTGATTCGCTCGGGCACGGAGCCCTACGAACTGGTCGCCGAGATGGAACTGGAAGACGAGTTCTGA
- a CDS encoding CBS domain-containing protein → MRGIRIGSAFGIPIKLDLTFLIVLPLFAWLIGADVGQLAVVVNDLFGSAIDAGPLTTGSMQWVLGAAAAIGLFVCVLLHEFGHSLVAMRFGYEIDSITLWLFGGVASFAEMPEDWKQELWIAIAGPIVSVALGVLSYLVFLVLPTSLDPVKFVVGYLALTNVVLAVFNMLPGFPMDGGRVLRALLARTRPHARATQIAAEVGKVFAFLLAIFGLFTNLFLIALAFFIYIGASSEAQQTVMKAAFQDVTVKDVMTPREDLDVVSENTSVAELLERMFTERHTGYPVMQNGRLVGMVTLDDARTVKEVERDAYRVGDVMSNELTTISPDADAMTAIEEMQRNDVGRLPVVDDAGEVVGLISRSDLVTAFNIIQSRGTLSSITPSDRSSLPNAR, encoded by the coding sequence ATGCGAGGAATCCGTATCGGTAGCGCCTTCGGGATCCCGATCAAGCTCGATCTCACGTTTCTCATCGTTCTGCCGCTGTTCGCGTGGCTCATCGGGGCCGACGTCGGCCAACTCGCGGTCGTCGTCAACGACCTCTTCGGGTCGGCGATCGACGCCGGGCCGCTCACGACGGGCTCGATGCAGTGGGTGCTGGGCGCGGCCGCGGCGATCGGGCTGTTCGTCTGCGTGCTGCTCCACGAGTTCGGCCACTCGCTGGTGGCGATGCGCTTCGGCTACGAGATCGACTCGATCACGCTGTGGCTCTTCGGCGGCGTCGCGAGCTTCGCCGAGATGCCCGAAGACTGGAAGCAGGAGCTGTGGATCGCCATCGCCGGCCCCATCGTCAGCGTCGCGCTCGGCGTGCTCTCGTATCTCGTCTTTCTGGTGCTCCCTACCTCGCTCGATCCCGTGAAGTTCGTCGTCGGCTACCTCGCGCTGACGAACGTCGTCCTCGCGGTGTTCAACATGCTCCCGGGGTTCCCGATGGACGGCGGGCGGGTCCTGCGTGCACTACTCGCGCGTACGCGTCCCCACGCGCGAGCGACCCAGATCGCCGCGGAGGTCGGGAAGGTGTTCGCCTTCCTCCTGGCCATCTTCGGACTGTTCACCAACCTCTTCCTGATCGCGCTGGCCTTCTTCATCTACATCGGCGCCTCCTCGGAGGCCCAGCAGACGGTGATGAAGGCGGCGTTCCAGGACGTGACGGTCAAGGACGTGATGACGCCGCGGGAGGACCTCGACGTCGTGAGCGAGAACACGAGCGTCGCCGAACTCCTCGAACGGATGTTCACCGAACGGCACACCGGTTATCCGGTGATGCAGAACGGCCGGCTCGTCGGGATGGTGACGCTCGACGACGCCCGGACGGTCAAGGAGGTCGAACGCGACGCCTACCGCGTCGGCGACGTGATGTCGAACGAACTCACGACCATCTCCCCGGACGCGGACGCGATGACCGCCATCGAGGAGATGCAGCGGAACGACGTCGGCCGGCTCCCGGTCGTCGACGACGCGGGCGAGGTCGTCGGGCTCATCTCGCGCTCGGACCTCGTCACGGCGTTCAACATCATCCAGTCCCGGGGGACGCTCTCGTCGATCACGCCGAGCGATCGGTCCAGCCTCCCCAACGCTCGCTGA
- a CDS encoding competence/damage-inducible protein A — MNAAIVTVGNELLAGDIENTNATWLSERLTERGVDVARIIVIPDDEAVVAETVREWGERFDAVVVTGGLGGTPDDVTMPAVAAGLDRELVVNAVAEADVQETLDRIFAENPDLDFELRAEWYASMPEGATPIPNPEGLAPGCVVENVYVLPGIPEEMEAVFDNVAGDFGGTVATRTLYSPEPEGALAAQLGEVADEFGVRVGSYPNRAADETRIKLTGDDEAVLDEAVAWLRESADLSLTGAGAEPVGERAAEPDG; from the coding sequence ATGAACGCGGCGATCGTCACCGTGGGCAACGAACTCCTCGCGGGCGACATCGAGAACACGAACGCGACGTGGCTCTCGGAGCGACTCACCGAACGGGGCGTCGACGTCGCGCGGATCATCGTGATCCCCGACGACGAGGCCGTCGTCGCCGAGACCGTCCGCGAGTGGGGCGAGCGCTTCGACGCCGTCGTCGTCACCGGCGGGCTCGGCGGGACGCCCGACGACGTGACGATGCCGGCCGTCGCGGCCGGACTGGATCGAGAGCTGGTCGTCAACGCCGTGGCCGAGGCCGACGTTCAGGAGACGCTGGACCGCATCTTCGCGGAGAATCCCGACCTCGACTTCGAGTTGCGGGCGGAGTGGTACGCCTCGATGCCCGAGGGCGCGACGCCGATCCCGAACCCCGAGGGGCTCGCACCCGGCTGCGTCGTCGAGAACGTGTACGTCCTCCCCGGCATCCCCGAGGAGATGGAAGCGGTGTTCGACAACGTCGCCGGTGACTTCGGCGGGACCGTCGCGACGCGGACGCTGTACTCGCCCGAACCCGAGGGCGCACTCGCCGCACAACTCGGCGAGGTCGCCGACGAGTTCGGCGTCCGCGTCGGGAGCTATCCGAACCGGGCGGCCGACGAGACGCGGATTAAGCTCACCGGCGACGACGAGGCGGTCCTCGACGAGGCCGTCGCGTGGCTCCGCGAGAGCGCGGACCTCTCGCTCACCGGGGCAGGCGCCGAACCCGTCGGTGAGAGAGCAGCGGAGCCGGACGGCTGA
- a CDS encoding type IV pilin produces the protein MRLKEFFTDDDAVSPVIGVILMVAITVILAAVIGTFVLNLGQGINQSAPQASFGFDYNTSTDNVTVTHETGDSVSASQVNVTSDATIDYGNSTTFESLGGDISAGESATYNSTDDWDGQTVRVIWNSQNGENSATLSQSTAPSA, from the coding sequence ATGAGACTCAAAGAGTTTTTCACTGACGACGACGCCGTCTCGCCGGTCATCGGCGTGATCCTGATGGTCGCGATCACGGTCATCCTCGCGGCCGTCATCGGCACCTTCGTGCTCAACCTCGGCCAAGGGATCAACCAGAGCGCACCGCAGGCCAGCTTCGGATTCGACTACAACACATCCACCGATAACGTCACAGTCACGCACGAAACGGGAGATTCGGTTTCCGCAAGTCAGGTGAACGTGACCTCTGATGCCACGATAGACTACGGTAATTCGACGACCTTCGAGAGTCTCGGTGGCGACATCTCCGCAGGAGAGTCAGCCACCTACAATAGCACGGACGATTGGGACGGACAGACCGTTCGCGTCATCTGGAATTCCCAGAACGGCGAAAACTCCGCGACGCTGAGTCAGTCCACCGCACCGAGCGCCTAA
- a CDS encoding type IV pilin: protein MKLKQLFTDDSAVSPVIGVILMVAITVILAAVIGTFVLNLGQGINQSAPQASFGFDYNGTTNVTVTHQTGDSIPGNQLNVTASGGLTWNEGASDYWTGTVDAGTSIEKTPNEDFEGETIRVVWSSQNGENSATLSQSTAPGGS, encoded by the coding sequence ATGAAACTCAAACAACTCTTCACGGACGATTCGGCCGTCTCGCCGGTCATCGGCGTGATTCTGATGGTCGCGATCACAGTCATCCTCGCGGCCGTTATCGGCACGTTCGTGCTCAACCTCGGGCAGGGAATCAACCAGAGCGCACCGCAGGCCAGTTTCGGCTTCGACTACAACGGAACGACGAACGTTACGGTCACACACCAGACTGGCGACTCGATTCCGGGTAATCAGCTGAACGTGACTGCGAGTGGTGGACTCACGTGGAATGAGGGCGCTTCCGATTACTGGACAGGTACCGTTGACGCTGGGACCTCAATCGAGAAGACACCTAACGAAGATTTCGAGGGAGAGACGATCCGCGTCGTCTGGTCCTCCCAGAACGGCGAAAACTCCGCGACGCTGAGCCAGTCCACCGCGCCGGGAGGATCATAA